The Stenotrophomonas maltophilia genome segment CCGGTGGGCTTCTCGCGGCCCAGCATCGGTGCCAGCATCTTGGCGGAGATCTGCGGGCTCAGGAACACCTGGCCGGCATGCGCCGCGCGAAGCGCCAGCTCCAGTTCCTGCGGCGCCGCATCCTTGACCACGAACCCGACCGCGCCGCGGTCGAGGGCATCGCGCACGTGCGCGGCGTCGTCGTGCATGGTCATCATCACCACCCGGGTACCGGGCGCGCGCAGCCGGATATCGCTTAGCGCTTCCAGACCCGTACGGCCAGGCAATGACAGGTCCATCAGGACCACGTCCGGGGCGTGCTGCAGGGCCAGCTGCAGCGCCTGTTCGGCGTTGCTGGCCTCTGCAACCAGCTGCACGTCGGCAAACCCCTGCAGCAGCCGCGCCAGGCCGGCGCGGACCAGGGTGTGATCGTCGACGATGAGAACTCGCACAGGCACGCAGCAGGTCCGTGTAGGGGAGTCCACCTTAACTTAGCTGAACAGGCGCGCCAAGGCTTGCCCGCCAAGCGTGATGGTGGCAGGTTTCAGCGCGCCCGGCGTGCCTCGGCCACCTGGCGCCGGTGCAGGCGGAACAGGTGGCGCTCCATGGCCATTTCCAGGCCATCGCCAAGGCGCTGGAAGCGCAGCCACAGATAGTGGCCGCCGCCGCCATCGGCCGCTTCGGCGATCACTTCCACGGGCAGATCGATATGGTCGGGCAGCCAGTCACTGGGCTGCAGGCGCACCAGGCCTGCCTGGCCGGGGCTGGCGCCGCTGCGCGGGCCCAGCTGCAGGCGGATGCCGCGGCGAGACCAGCGCACGGGGCGCAGGGTCAGTTCCTCGCCCTGCTGGCGTACCAGACGGCCGAGCAGCACCATCGCCAGATCCAGCTTGGCTTCCAGCCGCTGCAGCTGCAGGCTGGACTCATTGCGGTCGTCATGCTCGTCGACGCGGCTGTCCTCGACCAGGGCCAGGCTGCGCAGCAGGCCTTCGGCACTGCTGGTACGACCAGCGGCGCTGCCCGCCTGGAACTCGGCCGGCAGGGCCAGCTCGCAGCTGAGCGTTTCGTCGAACAGCTCGCTTTCGGCCGGGTGATGCAGCGACGTGGTCGGCAATTGGGTCATGCCAGCGATTCTGCCTGCAGGTAGGCATGCGCCGCGCGAAGGGAGCGCTGGCCATCGTTCATCAGTGCGGCGACCGCATCACGGCGCTGGCGGAGCAGGCCGAGCAGATTCTGCTGGCGTTCGAACAGCGCGGTCAGCGGTGCGTGGTCGGCGGCGGTCAGCGGCTGGCTGAGCAGCGCATGCAGCGTGCTGTCGTGACCGTCGAGCAAGCTGTCGGCCTGGTCAAGAGACTCTTGGCCCAGGGCCTTCTCGAAGGCGTCCAGCTGGGCGTGCAGTTCGTGCAGGCTCATGGCGCCACCGCGGCCGGGCGGCGCTGTTCCTGCGGGATTGCATTCCAGGCGCTGTCGATCTCGCCCAGCAGCTGCAGCGACTCATCCAGCGCGGCGCGGTCGTTGTGCAGGTTGGCCTCGGTCAGGCGCTGCAGCACATAGTCATACAGCGCCGACAGATTTCCGGCGATCTCGCCGCCGGCTTCATGGTCCAGCGAGCCGTTGAGGTGGCCGACGATCGCACAGACCTCGCCGATCGCCTTGCCTTTGCCGGCCTGGTCGCCACGCTCGAGGCTGGCCAGGGCACGCCGCACGCGCTCCAGCGCGCCGGCCAGCAGCATCGCCACCAGCTTGTGCGGATCGGCATCGGCGACCGCACTGGTCACTCCCACCTGGCGGTACTGCTCGGCATATTGACGGCTGGAACCGTACATTCGTGATTCTCCTTGCGCGGGGTGCCGCCGGCAGGTCGTGGGGACCGTTACCGGCGGTGCGGCGTTGATTGCTGTTGCGTCCGTTATCGGTGCGTTACACGCCAAACTTGAGCGTCACACGCATTCCTTTAGCGGTTCAGCTGTGCCAGCTGCTGCTGCAGCGACGTATTGCTCTGCTGCAGCTTGCCCATCAGGCTGTCCAACGCGATGAACTGCTTTTTGTAGCGTTCCTCGACGCCTTTCATGCGTACGTCCAAGGCCTTTCGACGCTTGTCGATGCCATCCAGTGTGTTGTTCAGGCCCTTGGTGCGGGCGACGAAGGCGCCTTCCTTGCCAGTGGTCGTGCTGACGTAACCGTCGACCATCGTGTAGAGCTTGCCAGCGCCACCGGTATCCCCGGTGATCGCCGAGCGGATCTTCTCCGGTTGGCTGGCAAGCGCCGCTGCGAATTTGGTCGCGTCCAGTACCAGGCTGCCGTCGGCATTGGGATAGCCACGAGTCTGCAGGCCGAGCTTCTTCGGATCCAATCCATCTGCGGACAGATCCTTCAGTACAGCGCCCATCAGCGAACGCAACTGACTGGATGCGCCGCGCATCTGCGCATCGCCCGTCAGCGTCGCCGCTTCCTTGGTCTTGGCGTCGTACTTGGTCTCGGTATTGATGGCGGCGATCGCATCGTTGTATGCCTTGACGAAGTCCTGCATCACCTTGGTGGCTGCAGTGGTATCGGTGCTGATCACCACGGTGCTCTTGCCCTTGACCTTCAGGTTCAGGGTCAGGCCTGGTACGGCATCGGTCACGGTGTTGCTGTCGCTGATCACCGTGACGCCATCGATGGTCAGCTCGGCATCGGCTGCCGCGGTGTTCTCCTGAAGGCTGCCAACCAGTGCGCTCAACTTCGGGTCGCTGCCACCGTACTCGAGCTTGATCGCATTGGCGGCGCCGGTCTTCTCCTGGGCGATCGACAGGTACTGGTTGTCGCCCGAGGCGATAAGGGTCGCCTGCACGCCTTCCTTGCGGCCTGCGGCGTCGATTTTGTTGCGTACGGTGGTCAGCGTATCGCCGGCTTCCACCTCCACCTTCATCGTCTTTGCCTTGTCGCCCACGCCAACGGTCAGCGTCAAGGTTCCGGCGCCGAACGTGTCGGTCTTCGGCACCGATGAATTGGCAATCAGCTTGTGTGCCGTGGCGAGGGATTTCACCTCCACCTGGTGCGTGCCGTTGGAGGCCGCTGCCTTGGTCGTGCCTTGGTCGTACAGCGCCACGGATGCCGTCAGCACATCGTCGGTGTTGCCTGGTTGTGCTTTGCCGGTGGCGGTTACGGTGCGGGTGTCGAAGGCTGTCGTGGCCTTCAGCGCGGTCAAGGCGGTCTTCAGCTTGTCAAAGGCCGAAGTGACGGTGCCGATCGACGACAGCTGCATCTTGGCCTTGGACTGTTGCAGGTTCAGCGCATTGTCGGCGGGCTTGCGGTCGGCCGCGACCAGCTGGTTGACGATGTCCGAGATGTTGAGCCCCGAGCCAATGCCACCGTATCCAAAGCTTGCCATGTGATTCTCCTGGTATCCGGGCCTTGCCGCCGTGCGGTGGCCCGTCGTCAACGAAAATAGCGGCCTGCGCCGCTGGGTCTTGAGGACTTCGTTGATGCATGCGCCGTGCCAGTTGTCTGGCGGCGGATCTGGCACGCGGTTTGCAGGAGGGTTGGGGCAGGGTGCGGGTGGAATCACCGCAGGCTGCCGGGAGTCTGCAAAAGACCCTCCCCCAATGCAGGGGAGGGATCAGGCTACTGACAATCGGGGGGAGACGAAGCCGCCCGGTACGTACAGTCAAAGGTACAGCGCTGAAAGAGAGGTCCGCAGGAGCGGGCGATGCCAAGCCGGTTCGGGAGTGATCCCGGGCCGGGCATGGCCCGCGCCTTCGTGCATCGTGGCTTCCGGGTTGCTGCTACCGTCGGTTTGACCCGACGGTAGCGGCACCTTCTTGCCGTGGATCAGCGCAGCAGGCTGAGCACGCCCTGCGGCACCTGGTTGGCCTGGGCCAGCATGGCCGTACCGGCCTGCTGCAGGATCTGGGTGCGGGTCAGCTCGGCGGTTTCCTTGGCGAAATCGGTATCCTTGATGCGGCTACGCGAGGCCGACAGATTTTCCGACGAGGTCTGCAGGTTGGCCACCACTGAGGTGAAGCGGTTCTGGATCGCACCGAGGTCGGCGCGGGTGCTGTTGATGCCCTCCAGCGCCTTGTCCACAATCTGCAGTGCCTGTTGAGATTTGCCGTAACTGGTGACGTCAAGGTCAATGGCATGCTTGGCATCGGTAGCAACCAGAGCTGCGTTGTCTGCGAGGGTTACGCCGGTGGCGGTGATCTGGTCGCCGACTTTCCCCTCTTTCCAGGAGCTGATAGTTACCTTGCCCGCGGAGTCCACTTCGGCAGAGACTCCCAGGTCGGCAGACTTCTGATTGATGGCCTTTGCGATGGCGTTCCCTTGGGAAACCACGCTAGCAGCCTCACCTGCGGCCTGCGTTGATGCGCTACCTGCGTCGAACTTCACACCACTGAAGTTCACCGTCGCGCCATTTGCGGAGATCGAGAAGTCGGCGACACTGCCTGCAGCAAATGCAAATACCCCGGAACCGGCGGATGTTTCTGTAACGGTAGTGGTGGTCGCCGTAGTGGTCGCCGAGGAGAACAGGGTACCGCCCAGCGAATCAGTCTTGGCGTTGGTAATCTTATCAATTGCGATTGCTTGGCCGGCGTTTGCGCCAACCTGGAACAGCTGGCTGGAGAACGAGCCGTCCAGCAGCTTGGTGCCATTGAAATCGGACTGCTTGGCCACACGATCAATCTCGCTGACCAGCTGATTCACTTCTGACTGCAGTGCCTTGCGATCACTTGCCGAGTTGGTCGCGTTGGACGACTGTACAGCCAGCTCACGGATACGCTGCAGGTTGTTGCCGATCTCGGTCAGCGAACCTTCGGCGACCTGGGCCAGCGAAATGCCGTCGTTGGCATTGCGGATGGCGACGTCGGTACCACGGATCTGGGTGCCGAAGCGCTCGGAGATCGCCAGGCCAGCGGCGTCATCCTTGGCGCTGTTGATGCGCGAACCGGAAGACAGGCGCTGGATGGTGGTGGCCAGCGAGCTGCCGCTGGTGCTCAGGTTACGCTGAGCATTCAACGACATCGTGTTGGTGTTGATGACTTGTGCCATGGTGCTTTTCCTTTGGCGGAGGTGATGCGTGGTTCAGTATCCGGGCACCGGATCAATCGGTGCCCGGAAGACGATCAGGAAGCGGATCAGCGCAGCAGGCTGAGCACGCCCTGCGGCACCTGGTTGGCCTGGGCCAGCATGGCCGTACCGGCCTGCTGCAGGATCTGGGTGCGGGTCAGCTCCGCGGTTTCCTTGGCGAAATCCGTATCCTTGATGCGACTACGCGAGGCCGACAGGTTTTCCGTCGAGGTCTGCAGGTTGGCAACGACCGAGGTGAAGCGGTTCTGCACCGCACCGAGGTCCGCACGGGTGCTGTTGATCGACTGCAGAGCGTTATCGACGATTTCCAGGGCCTTCTGAGCACCGGCCACGTCGGTGATCTTGACGTCCTTGAGCGTTGAGGCGGTGCCGCCAGCGGCAATGTTGGTGGTGGTTGCTACCGAGGTGCCACCGCCGGTGACAGCAAGTGCGGTGATGTCCGCAGCGGTCAGATCGGCCTTAACCGAAGTCAGCTTGATCACGCCGGGCGTTGCAACGGGCGGAGTGGCGCCGTTGTCAGCCTGCGAAGCATAGACGCCGGTTTCGCCCATCTTCGAATTGATGGCGGCGACCGTAGCGTTCATTGCGTTCGCGACGGTGGCAGCTGCGTCAGCACCTTGGTCGTACTTGATCGTACCGAGCGAAACATCGCCGATCTTCATCCCAGTGATTTCACCAGAGGTAAGAGCGGTGGCAGCTCCCATGGTCAACGTGCCGTTCTGGGCGAAGGTCGAAGAGCCAATCGAATCGGACTGAGCGTTGGTGATCTTGTCGATGGCGATGGCCTGGCCGGCATTGGCACCGACCTGGAACAGCTGGCTGGAGAACGAACCGTCCAGCAGCTTGGTGCCATTGAACTCGGACTGCTTGGCGACGCGATCAATTTCACTGACTAGCTGGTCGACTTCCGACTGGAGAGCCTTGCGGTCACTGGCGGAGTTGGTGGCGTTTGCCGACTGCACCGACAGTTCGCGGATGCGCTGCAGGTTGTTGCCGATCTCGGTCAGCGAACCTTCGGCGACCTGAGCCAGCGAAATGCCGTCGTTGGCATTGCGGATGGCAACGTCGGTACCGCGGATCTGGGTGCCGAAGCGCTCGGAGATCGCCAGGCCAGCGGCGTCGTCCTTGGCGCTGTTGATGCGCGAACCGGAGGACAGGCGCTGGATGGTGGTGGCCAGCGAGCTGCCGCTGGTGCTCAGGTTACGCTGAGCATTCAACGACATCGTGTTGGTGTTGATGACTTGTGCCATGAGGAGAGGTCCTTGAGCGGTTGCACGTGAGTTGGGTTAGACGCCCCCGACGTGCCCCGGGGGCGGCTCATGTCAGCGCTGCAACAGGCTGAGCACGTTCTGCGGTACCTGGTTGGCCTGGGCCAGCATGGCCGTACCGGCCTGCTGCAGGATCTGGGTGCGGGTCAGTTCGGCGGTTTCCTTGGCGAAGTCGGTATCGCGGATGCGGCTGCGCGATGCCGACAGGTTCTCCGAGGAGGTCTGCAGGTTGGCCACCACCGAGGTGAAGCGGTTCTGGATCGCGCCGAGGTCGGCGCGGACGCTATTGACCGACTCAAGAGCCTTATCGACGATCGACAGCGCCTGCTGGGCACCCTCAACGGTGCTCACATTGAGGTCTTCGACATGGCGTGCGGTTGCGCCGGTCAGCGTGCCACCTGTGCCGGCTGCAACCTGCTGCAGGCCGATGTTGGCAAAGTTTGCGTCCACTGCAGTTGCGCCGGTGGTCGGGGTGGCGCTGACCGACAAGGCGAAGGTCTGGCCAGCCGCCGCCGAGTGCAGCGAGAGCTTGCCGGCGTCCAGCTTCGCCATTACGCCGGTTTCACCCAGGCGGCTGTTGACTGCAGCAGCCGTGGCGGCGGTGATGGATTCGCCTGCCTTCACGGTGAAGTCGGGAACCTTGATCGTGGTGGCGGCAGCCGCGCCGGGCGGGGTGATGTCGATCTGCAGGCCGGAGAAGGTCGTATCGGCCGTGGCCTTGTCGGCCGCGATGGCCTGGGTGTTGTAGACGTTGGCGAATGTCGCTGCGCCCAGGGTATCTGCCTTGGCATCGACGACGCTGTTGATCGCAATGGCCTGGCCGGCATTGGCGCCGACCTGGAACAGCTGGCTGGTGAACGAGCCATCCAGCAGCTTGGTGCCGTTGAAGTCGCTCTGCTTGGCGACGCGGTCCACTTCCGAGATCAGCTGGGTCACTTCGGCCTGCAGGGCCTTGCGGTCGCTGCTGGAGTTGGTGGCATTGGAGGCCTGCACGGCCAGTTCGCGGATGCGCTGGAGGTTGTTGCCGACTTCGCTCAGCGAGCCTTCGGCGACCTGGGCCAGCGAGATGCCGTCGTTGGCGTTGCGGATGGCCACGTCCAGGCCGCGGATCTGGGTGCTGAAGCGCTCCGAGATCGCCAGGCCGGCGGCGTCGTCCTTCGCGCTGTTGATGCGCAGGCCGGACGAGAGGCGCTGGATGGTGGTGGCCAGTGAGTTGCCGCTGGTGCTCAGGTTGCGCTGAGCGTTGAGCGACATCGTATTGGTGTTGATTACCTGTGCCATGGGGTCGTCTCCTCTTATATGGAACCCGTTGGTGAATGAAACGAAGCGCCGCCTGTTTTTTGTGTGGCTGTGTGCTTCGTTGTTGCCAAATGAATAACGGCGCTTTGTCAACAACCTTTAGCCGTGAATTCCGTTGGAACCGTAATTCGTTTCCGGAGGCTGTTTTTCCGGGGTTTTCCAGCCCTGGAGGGGCGTGAAGGCGGCCCCGGAGGGGGCGGCTGGGCAAGCCCAGCCAGCGCTGATGAAGGTATCGGCGGGGGCCAGCCGGGCTTGATGGGCAATCACGGAAAATCCGCGGAAGGCGGGCTGGCAGGCTGTTGGCCTGGCGTGCTCCGCGGCAACGGACCGTAGAAACGAAAAAGGCCGCGATGCAGGGCATCGCGGCCTTTCAGGGGTGACGCAGGAGATGCGTCAGCGGATCTTGTTGAACAACGACATCGACTGCATCTGCGAGAAGATCGTCTGTGCCGCCTGCAGCGCGGTGCTCTGCAGCTGGTACTGGCTCAGCGCATCGGCATAGTCCAGGTCGCGCATCTGCGACAGCGTGGTCTTCAGGGTCACACTGTTGGCTTCACGCATGTCGGCGGCATTGTCCAGCGCTTTCAACTGTGCGCCACCGGCTGCTCGTGAATCGATCATCCGTTCCGATGCGCGAGCCACGTCGCGCAATGCGCTCTGCAACTCGTTCTGCTGTGCGCTCATCTTCGCGGTCGTGCCGGTGTCGGCGTCCAGCGCGGTGATCAGCTTGTCCATGGTGTCGAAGATGTCGCGGCTGCTCGCCGGCTTCACGTTGAAGCTGTCGCCTGCGGCAGGCGCACCGGTGAGCTGCAGGCGTACGCCGTTCACTTCCAGATCATCACCGGCCTTGTAGGTGCCGGTGCCGGTCACATTGCCGGCACCATCCAGCACTTCGTACTGGTTGGCGGCGGTGAAGCGGACGCTGAAGCTCTGGCCGTTCCAGCTGTCGCTGCCATCGCGGGTGATGTTGGTCAGCACGCCGTTGCCGGTGTTGCCGGCGGCGGCGCCGCCATCGACGAAGCCATCGCCGGTGGGGATGCGCATGAAGATCTCGCTGCCGGGCAAGGCATCGCGGACGTAGGTATCGGGGCCGACCTCGATCTGGCGCTGGGTCTGGTCACCACGGTAGACCACCTTGCCGTTGATCTTGGCGAACGGAGGATCACCATCGTTGGTGCCGCCGAACACATAGCGGCCGGTGCCGTCCTCGGCGTTGGCCAGCGACAGCAGGCCGTCGCGGATCTGGTTAAGCTCGGTGATCAGCGTCTTCTTGTCGGCCGCACTCAACGCGGGGTTGCTGGCCTGGATGGTCAGGTCGTTGACCCGCCCCATCAGGTCGTTGACCTGGGCCAGGGTATTTTCCTGCACGCCCAGCCGGTTCTGCACGTTGCCGGCGTTGAGCTTCATGCGGTCCAGTGCGGCCAGGCTGCGGTCCAGTCCGACCGCTGCGCCTGCGCCGACCGGATCGTCCTTTGCGGTGACGATCTTGCTGCCGGTGGCGATCTGCTGCTCCAGGTGGCTGAGCTTGGCCTGCTTGGCCATCATCAGCGACACCGACTGGTTGTACATCATGCTGGTGGAGATGCGGCTGCTCATCGGCGGACGGCTCCCAGGATGGTCTGGAACATGCTCTCGGCGGTGGAGATCAGCTGCGAGGCCGCCTGGTAGGCCTGTTGCAGGCGCAGCATGTCGGCGGCCTCCTCGTCCAGGTTGACGCCGGACACTTCATCGCGCGCTTCCTGCGCCTTGTCGTTGATCACCAGCTGGGCGTCCAGCGAGTACTCGGCAGAACGGGCCGCGGCACCGACCTGGGTGGTGAGGCCGCCCAGCGCGCCGTTCAGCGTCACCGTGCCGGCGTTGAACGCCTTGGCGCTCTCGACCTTGGCCAGCTTGGCGGCATTGCTGTTGTCCGAGGAGCCCGCCGGAGTCGGGGTGATGTTGAAGGTGTCGCCAACCTTCGGCGCACCGTCCAGCACGAAGCTCCAGCCATTGGCACTGATGGTCTGGCCGGGCGTGTAGGTCTGCGGCGGGCCCCCATCGATGGTGTAGGTGGTGGCCGAGGTGAACACGATCGCGGCCGGATTGCGCAGGTTGGCGTTGGTCGAATCGCTGACGGTGACACCGCTCAGCTTGCCGGTGCCCGTGTTGGACGTCGCCGCCGCGCCCTTCACTGCCGCAGCAGCGGCGATGCGCGAGGGATCGGTGATCGCCACTTCCATGCTGCCTGCCACGCCTGCGGTCGGCTGCAGCAGGAAGCGGTCGTTGGCCGCCGGGGTACCGCCGACCACCAGCTTGACGCCGTTGATCACCAGGGGATCGGCGGCCGTACCGGTGCCGGTCAGCGGAACGTTCGCACCGGTGTCGGCACGACTGGCCTTCCAGTTGGTGCCATCGAACTGCAGCACCACGTTCTGCGCGTCCAGCTTGCCGAGGTCGCCGTAAGTGGCGCTGAGGCTGGCGGTGCCGGTGTTGGCATTGTTGGCGGTGACGCGTGGATTGCCGATGTTGAAGAAGTCACCCCCGAGCTGGCCATACAGGTCCACGCCCTGGTGATGCACCTGGTTGAAGCTCTCGGCCAGGCCTACCGCCAGCTTGCCCAGTTCGGCCTGGGCAGGCGTCAGCACGGTGTCGCGGAATTCCAGCAGACCGCCGATCTGGCCACCGACCGCCTTCGGGTCGAGCCGGATGGTGTTGCCCTGCGTTTCCAGCGCCAGCTGCAGCCGCTCCGGCTGGTACGGGTCGGCCACGGTGGTGACCTTGGTCGCCGTGGTGCCCACCACCAGCGCGTTGCCGCCGGCGGTGTAGACATTCATGATGCCGCCGTCCTGGATCACCGCCGTGCCGCCGGTGTAGCCGATCAGCTGGGTGATCAGCTGGTCACGACGATCGAGCAGGTCGGGTGCGGCCGTGGCGATGTTGGTGCCGATGGCGCCGTTGATCTGCGCGATTTCCTGCGCCAGCCGGTTGATCTCGGTGGCACCGGCCAGCAGGCCGTTGTTGACCTCGCTGTTGAGGTTGTTCAGATGGGTGTTGAGCTGCACGAAGCGGTTGGCCAGGGCCTTGCCGCCATCGAGCATGTTCTGGCGGTCGGCCGTGCCGGAGGCATTGGAGGTCAGGCCGCTGACCGAATCGAAGAAGTTGGACCAGACGCCGGAGACGTTGGTGGCAGGATCGGAGACCAGCGCGTTGACGCGGTCGGCCATGCTGGAAAGCTGCTTCAGGCGTGCCAGCTCGCCGCTGCTGTCGAGCAGGCGTGAGATCGCCAGCTGGTCGGCGGTGCGGCGGATGTCGGTGATGCGGGTGCCGTTGCCGACCGTGCCGTAGCCGTAGTTCTGCGGATCAGCGGTGGCGAAGTTGACCTTCTGCCGGCTGTAGCCCGGGGTATTGAGGTTGGCCACGTTGTGGCTGGTGGTCGCCAACGCACGCTGGAAGGCGAGCAGGGCACCGGTACCGGTGGAAAGTACGCTGGACATGGGGTTCCTCAACGACGAGTGATACCCAGCGCCGCGGTTGCGGTGCTGGCGAAGGTCTGGCCAAGGCGCGAGCCGGCATTGGCGACGGCGCTGACGGCGCGCTCGATGGTCGGTCCGCCGGCGATCGCGGCGATCTTGGCCGCATAGCGCGGATCGGTGGCATAGCCGGCGCGCTGCAGGCCGCGGGCGAAGCCCTGCACGTCGGTGCCGGCCTGCAGGGCCTGCTGGTAACGCGGGCTGGTCTTCAGCAGGCGCACGTAGTCGGCAAAGCTCTCGGCCGGCGAACTGTAGGCGCGGAAGCTGGCGGTCTCGTTGCGGCGTACGCCATCGACGTATTCATGGGTGCCGGCCACGGCGCGCTGGCCGTTCCAGCCATTGGCCTTGATGCCGAACAGGTTGTGCGAAGTGCTGCCGTCGGCGTGCTTGATGTGGCGCTTGCCCCAGCCGGTTTCCAGCGCTGCCTGGGCGACCAGGGCGCGGGCATCCACGCCCAGTTCCTTGGCTGCACTCTGCGCGTGCTGCCAGATACTGGCGACGAAGCCTTCCGGTGTGTGCTCGCCGAGCTGGGCGACGGCGGTACGGGTGGCCATTGCATCGGCCGGGCTGATCGCGGTGCCGCGGTTGCTGGCGGTGGCCGACCACTGGTCGCTGTTGGCGGCCCAGTCCTCGCCCTGCAGGCTGCCGATGTACGGATCTTCGGTGCCCGGCGAGCGGTGCATGCTGCTGCTCTCACGGCCGGCGATCAGGTCCAGGGCCTGCTCCATCGGCGCGACAGCCGCCTGTGCCCCCTGCTGCGCACCGGCGGCCATCTGCTGCAGCAGACGCACGGCCTGGCTGCCGTCTTCCAGCGGCAGCGACGGTGCCGGTTTGGCCGGTGCATTGAGCTGGTAGGCACGGCTGGCCTTGGCCGGGTCCACGCGGGTATCCAGCGCCGGACCCTCGGCGGCCTGGCCGGACAGCTGCCGGCTGATGATGCCCGACAGGCCCAGGCCCTTGCCGCGGGTCATGGCCTCGGCAATCTTCTGGTCGTACATCTCGCGGAACATCTTGTTTTCGCCGGGGAACAGCGAGTCGCCGAAGCTGGCGTCACGCATGCTCTTGACCAGCATCTGCGCGAACTGGCCTTCCAGCTGGCGCGCGACCTTGTCGATCTTGGCCGGATCGTTCTGTTGTGCCGGGTGCAGATCGAATGCGGGATTGATGCGCATATCAGATCACCTCGAGCTCGGCACTCAATGCGCCGGCCTGCTTCAGGGCTTCCAGGATCGCGATGAGATCGCCTGGTGCTGCGCCCACGGCGTTCACCGCGTGCACGATCTCGTCCAGGGTGGTGCCGCCGCTGAACTTGAACATGCGGCTGCCGTCGTTGGTGGCGGTGATGGTCGACTGCGGGCTGGCTACGGTACGGCCGCCGGACAGCGCATTGGGCTGGCTGACGTTGGTGTTTTCCTGGATGGTCACGGTCAGCGAACCGTGCGAGATCGCGGCAGGTCCCACGCGCACCTGCTGGCCGATGACCACGGTGCCGGTACGCGAATTGACCACCACCTTGGCCGGAGCGCTGCCCGGGGTCAGTTCCAGGTTCTCGATGCGCGCCAGCAGGCCGATGCGTGCGCCCGGATCGGTCGGTGCGGTAACCGCTACGGTCACGCCGTCGACCGCACGCGCCGCACCTTCGCCGAATGCGTTGTTGAGCGCGGCGACCATGCGCGAGACCGTGGTGAAGTCGTTGTTGTGCAGGTTCAGGGTGATGTCACCGCCGTTGGCCAGCGGATCGGGCAGGGCGCGCTCAACGGTGGCACCGTTGGGAATGCGGCCGACGCTGGGCACGTTCACCGAGACACGGGAACCGTCCTTGCCCTGCGCACCGAAGCCGCCGACGATCAGGTTGCCCTGCGCGATGGCGTAGATCTGTCCGTCGGCGCCGCGCAGCGGTGCCATCAGCAGCGAGCCGCCGCGCAGCGAGACTGCGTTGCCGATGGAGGACACGGTGATGTCGATCGGCTGGCCCGGCTTGGCGAACGGTGGCAGTTCGGCGTGGATCGCCACTGCGGCCACGTTCTTCAGCTGCGGGTTGACGTTCGGCGGTACGTTGACGCCCAGCTCGCCGAGCAGGTTCTTCAGGCTCTGCACGGTGAAGGGTGCCTGGCTGGTGCGGTCGCCGCTGCCGTCCAGGCCGACCACCAGGCCATAACCCACCAGGGCATTGCCACGCACGCCGCCGACCTGGGCCAGGTCCTTGATGCGCTCGGCGCTGGCAGGCGCAGCCATTGCCAGCAGAAGGAAGAATGATCCGTAGAGCGACGCCATGCGTCGCTGCCACGTTGAAGAGAAGAGAGCTTTCATGGCCATACTCAGAACGGCGTCAGGCCGGAATTGAAGAAGCGGCTCAGCCAGCCCATCGCGTTGGATTGCGCAACCGGGCCGCGGCCGCCGTAGACGATGCGGGCTTCGGCCACGCGGCTGGACGGAATGGTGTTGTCCTGGCTGATGTCGCCCGGGCGGACGATGCCCTGCACCTGCACCAGCTCATCGCCCTGGTTCAGCCGCAGGTTCTTCTGCCCTTGCAC includes the following:
- a CDS encoding flagellin produces the protein MAQVINTNTMSLNAQRNLSTSGNSLATTIQRLSSGLRINSAKDDAAGLAISERFSTQIRGLDVAIRNANDGISLAQVAEGSLSEVGNNLQRIRELAVQASNATNSSSDRKALQAEVTQLISEVDRVAKQSDFNGTKLLDGSFTSQLFQVGANAGQAIAINSVVDAKADTLGAATFANVYNTQAIAADKATADTTFSGLQIDITPPGAAAATTIKVPDFTVKAGESITAATAAAVNSRLGETGVMAKLDAGKLSLHSAAAGQTFALSVSATPTTGATAVDANFANIGLQQVAAGTGGTLTGATARHVEDLNVSTVEGAQQALSIVDKALESVNSVRADLGAIQNRFTSVVANLQTSSENLSASRSRIRDTDFAKETAELTRTQILQQAGTAMLAQANQVPQNVLSLLQR
- the flgL gene encoding flagellar hook-associated protein FlgL, whose protein sequence is MSSRISTSMMYNQSVSLMMAKQAKLSHLEQQIATGSKIVTAKDDPVGAGAAVGLDRSLAALDRMKLNAGNVQNRLGVQENTLAQVNDLMGRVNDLTIQASNPALSAADKKTLITELNQIRDGLLSLANAEDGTGRYVFGGTNDGDPPFAKINGKVVYRGDQTQRQIEVGPDTYVRDALPGSEIFMRIPTGDGFVDGGAAAGNTGNGVLTNITRDGSDSWNGQSFSVRFTAANQYEVLDGAGNVTGTGTYKAGDDLEVNGVRLQLTGAPAAGDSFNVKPASSRDIFDTMDKLITALDADTGTTAKMSAQQNELQSALRDVARASERMIDSRAAGGAQLKALDNAADMREANSVTLKTTLSQMRDLDYADALSQYQLQSTALQAAQTIFSQMQSMSLFNKIR
- the flgK gene encoding flagellar hook-associated protein FlgK, with amino-acid sequence MSSVLSTGTGALLAFQRALATTSHNVANLNTPGYSRQKVNFATADPQNYGYGTVGNGTRITDIRRTADQLAISRLLDSSGELARLKQLSSMADRVNALVSDPATNVSGVWSNFFDSVSGLTSNASGTADRQNMLDGGKALANRFVQLNTHLNNLNSEVNNGLLAGATEINRLAQEIAQINGAIGTNIATAAPDLLDRRDQLITQLIGYTGGTAVIQDGGIMNVYTAGGNALVVGTTATKVTTVADPYQPERLQLALETQGNTIRLDPKAVGGQIGGLLEFRDTVLTPAQAELGKLAVGLAESFNQVHHQGVDLYGQLGGDFFNIGNPRVTANNANTGTASLSATYGDLGKLDAQNVVLQFDGTNWKASRADTGANVPLTGTGTAADPLVINGVKLVVGGTPAANDRFLLQPTAGVAGSMEVAITDPSRIAAAAAVKGAAATSNTGTGKLSGVTVSDSTNANLRNPAAIVFTSATTYTIDGGPPQTYTPGQTISANGWSFVLDGAPKVGDTFNITPTPAGSSDNSNAAKLAKVESAKAFNAGTVTLNGALGGLTTQVGAAARSAEYSLDAQLVINDKAQEARDEVSGVNLDEEAADMLRLQQAYQAASQLISTAESMFQTILGAVRR
- the flgJ gene encoding flagellar assembly peptidoglycan hydrolase FlgJ, with amino-acid sequence MRINPAFDLHPAQQNDPAKIDKVARQLEGQFAQMLVKSMRDASFGDSLFPGENKMFREMYDQKIAEAMTRGKGLGLSGIISRQLSGQAAEGPALDTRVDPAKASRAYQLNAPAKPAPSLPLEDGSQAVRLLQQMAAGAQQGAQAAVAPMEQALDLIAGRESSSMHRSPGTEDPYIGSLQGEDWAANSDQWSATASNRGTAISPADAMATRTAVAQLGEHTPEGFVASIWQHAQSAAKELGVDARALVAQAALETGWGKRHIKHADGSTSHNLFGIKANGWNGQRAVAGTHEYVDGVRRNETASFRAYSSPAESFADYVRLLKTSPRYQQALQAGTDVQGFARGLQRAGYATDPRYAAKIAAIAGGPTIERAVSAVANAGSRLGQTFASTATAALGITRR